One segment of Cetobacterium ceti DNA contains the following:
- a CDS encoding FMN-binding protein gives MDKNKLRAYLLVGFIIFGFGGIVYENTKPPVPTYEGVGDGYNGDILVKIQAKKNKNNELRILNVDVKHEDTEAIAGPAIGELKNQTLLKQGKDIEGVAGATYTSEGYKDALNDAISKVK, from the coding sequence ATGGATAAAAATAAATTAAGAGCATATTTACTAGTTGGATTTATAATATTTGGTTTCGGAGGAATCGTTTATGAAAATACAAAACCACCAGTTCCTACATATGAAGGAGTTGGAGATGGATATAACGGAGATATACTTGTAAAAATCCAAGCTAAGAAAAACAAAAATAATGAATTAAGAATTTTAAATGTAGATGTAAAACATGAGGATACTGAGGCTATAGCTGGTCCTGCAATAGGCGAATTAAAAAATCAAACTCTATTAAAACAGGGAAAAGATATTGAAGGAGTAGCAGGAGCCACTTATACATCTGAAGGATATAAAGACGCATTAAATGATGCAATTTCAAAGGTAAAATAA
- a CDS encoding OmpA family protein: MNNKQKIAGGLLIMSLFSACTAVEGGQYRNTATGGTGGAAIGALLGQVIGQDTKGTLIGAGIGALAGLGWGAYRDRQEAELRARLRNSEVQVQNQGTYINLNLPGGVTFATNSANINNSFQNPLNSIAYVLNQYPETRVLVAGFTDNTGSLSYNQELSRSRAQSVANYLVSRGINPTRISAQGYGPSNPVASNNTVAGRAQNRRVEIQIYPAYN, translated from the coding sequence ATGAACAACAAACAAAAAATTGCTGGAGGATTACTTATTATGAGTTTATTCTCTGCTTGTACTGCTGTTGAAGGGGGACAATATAGAAATACTGCAACTGGTGGAACTGGTGGAGCAGCTATAGGTGCCCTTTTAGGACAGGTTATTGGTCAAGATACAAAGGGAACTTTAATCGGAGCTGGTATTGGTGCACTTGCAGGATTAGGTTGGGGAGCCTATAGAGATAGACAAGAAGCTGAATTAAGAGCTCGTCTTAGAAATTCAGAAGTTCAAGTTCAAAACCAAGGAACATATATAAATCTAAACTTACCTGGAGGAGTTACCTTTGCAACTAACAGTGCAAATATAAATAACTCGTTCCAAAATCCATTAAACTCTATTGCCTATGTTTTAAATCAATATCCTGAAACTAGAGTTTTAGTAGCTGGATTTACAGATAATACAGGGTCTTTATCATATAACCAAGAGCTTTCAAGAAGTAGAGCTCAAAGTGTTGCTAACTACCTAGTATCTAGAGGAATTAATCCAACTAGAATAAGTGCTCAAGGATATGGTCCTTCAAATCCAGTTGCTTCTAATAATACTGTGGCTGGTAGAGCTCAAAATAGAAGAGTGGAAATTCAAATTTATCCAGCATATAATTAA
- the truA gene encoding tRNA pseudouridine(38-40) synthase TruA: MKNIRISYQYDGSEFYGFQRQPGLRTVQGELEKALKIITKEEVNLVSAGRTDRGVHAKEQVSNFFTKTLVPVEKMTRILNAILPKDIVVIEVKEVPEEFNARFSAIYRAYEYYITNENTPFRNRFATYYPEELDVDKINKILKPLIGVHDFNNFRLSDCGSNTTIREIYIASCEKKDEKTIGIFIRGNAFLKSQIRIIIGLVLEIYSGRLPENYLEKMLNNPEKEFRKPVAEPNGLHLAEIVY; the protein is encoded by the coding sequence ATGAAAAATATAAGAATTTCATATCAATATGATGGTAGTGAATTCTATGGATTTCAAAGACAACCTGGCTTAAGAACCGTTCAAGGGGAACTGGAAAAGGCTTTAAAAATAATAACTAAGGAAGAAGTAAATTTAGTTTCAGCAGGGAGAACAGATAGAGGTGTTCATGCCAAGGAACAGGTATCTAATTTTTTTACAAAAACTCTAGTTCCTGTGGAAAAAATGACTAGGATATTAAATGCTATTTTACCTAAAGATATAGTTGTTATAGAAGTAAAAGAAGTGCCAGAAGAATTTAATGCTAGGTTTTCAGCAATTTATAGAGCCTACGAATATTATATAACAAATGAAAATACACCTTTTAGAAATAGGTTTGCTACCTATTATCCAGAGGAATTAGATGTAGATAAAATAAATAAAATTTTAAAACCCTTAATTGGAGTTCATGATTTCAACAATTTTAGGTTAAGTGATTGTGGAAGTAATACAACTATAAGAGAGATATATATCGCATCTTGTGAAAAAAAAGATGAGAAAACCATAGGTATCTTCATAAGGGGAAATGCCTTTTTAAAATCTCAAATTAGAATAATAATAGGATTGGTTTTAGAAATTTATTCTGGAAGGTTGCCAGAAAACTATCTAGAAAAAATGTTAAATAATCCTGAAAAAGAATTTCGTAAACCTGTAGCAGAACCAAATGGGCTACACTTAGCTGAAATTGTATATTAG
- a CDS encoding GNAT family N-acetyltransferase has translation MRIIEVLPEDNKYIDSIMRNEKEHFQDNGAADLWLIKGFVRYGKLLILINEKDELLSVAQYMQVFGKKEVFLYGFSTVKKFQRQGYGYELLKRSEVFLKGLGIEKIKLTVDPNNIPGINLYKKLNYSIIELQKDEYGKNIDRYLMEKLIKS, from the coding sequence ATGAGAATAATAGAAGTTTTACCTGAAGATAATAAATATATAGATAGTATAATGAGAAATGAAAAGGAACATTTTCAAGATAATGGTGCTGCTGACCTATGGTTAATAAAAGGGTTTGTGAGATACGGAAAACTATTAATACTTATAAATGAAAAGGATGAACTTTTAAGTGTTGCTCAGTATATGCAAGTTTTTGGGAAAAAAGAAGTTTTTCTTTATGGATTTTCCACTGTGAAAAAATTTCAAAGACAAGGGTATGGATATGAATTATTAAAAAGAAGTGAAGTATTTTTAAAAGGATTGGGTATAGAAAAAATTAAGCTTACTGTTGATCCAAATAATATTCCAGGAATAAATTTATATAAAAAGCTGAATTATTCAATAATTGAGCTTCAGAAAGATGAATATGGAAAAAATATAGATAGGTATTTAATGGAAAAGCTTATAAAATCTTGA
- a CDS encoding Fur family transcriptional regulator: MNLNIENISSYLKEHGIKPSYQRMKIFEYLLEHRNHPTVDTIYKALAPEIPTLSKTTVYNTLNLFMEKEIAKVIVIEENETRYDVDTSVHGHFKCEECGKIEDLDVDLSKLNIPQLSEHKINEYHIYFKGICKNCLNK; encoded by the coding sequence ATGAATTTAAATATAGAAAATATAAGCTCTTATTTGAAAGAGCATGGAATAAAACCTTCTTACCAAAGAATGAAAATTTTTGAATATCTTTTAGAGCATAGAAATCACCCTACTGTAGATACTATTTATAAAGCTTTAGCACCAGAGATACCAACTCTTTCTAAAACTACAGTTTATAATACATTAAACTTATTTATGGAAAAGGAAATTGCTAAGGTTATAGTAATTGAAGAAAATGAAACTAGATATGATGTAGATACAAGTGTTCATGGACATTTTAAGTGTGAAGAGTGTGGGAAAATAGAGGATTTAGATGTAGATTTATCTAAATTAAATATACCTCAATTATCTGAACATAAGATAAATGAATATCATATTTATTTTAAAGGAATTTGTAAAAATTGTTTGAATAAGTAA
- a CDS encoding desulfoferrodoxin family protein gives MKQFDIFKCNKCGSLFETVLMGKECCGPIEGLEVVEAKTTDASTEKHVPYVEEVEDGYVVKVGKDVAHPMLPEHYIEMIEIFVDDFQYRKYLKPGEAPEAYFKVPKGEVKCAREYCNIHGLWKDK, from the coding sequence ATGAAACAATTTGATATTTTTAAATGTAACAAATGTGGTAGTTTATTTGAAACTGTACTAATGGGAAAAGAGTGCTGTGGTCCCATTGAAGGATTAGAAGTAGTAGAAGCTAAAACAACAGATGCTTCAACAGAAAAACATGTACCTTATGTGGAAGAAGTTGAAGATGGATATGTTGTTAAAGTTGGAAAGGATGTAGCTCATCCAATGTTACCTGAACACTATATTGAAATGATAGAAATTTTTGTAGATGATTTTCAATATAGAAAATATTTAAAACCAGGGGAAGCACCAGAAGCTTACTTTAAAGTTCCTAAGGGAGAAGTAAAGTGTGCTAGAGAATATTGTAATATTCATGGATTATGGAAAGATAAATAG
- the rd gene encoding rubredoxin, producing the protein MEKWRCVICDYVYDPEVGDVDSGIAPGTKFEDIPDDWVCPICSVGKDQFEKMD; encoded by the coding sequence ATGGAAAAGTGGAGATGTGTTATTTGTGACTATGTTTATGATCCTGAAGTAGGAGATGTGGATTCTGGAATTGCTCCAGGAACTAAGTTTGAAGATATTCCAGATGACTGGGTATGTCCTATATGTTCAGTTGGAAAAGATCAATTTGAAAAAATGGATTAA
- a CDS encoding TDT family transporter, giving the protein MNRVIGKFKDMPVALTGLALGIGGVSGALGMFLGNIPLYIGVTIATILISIIIIKNFFHFKQFLEELKHPTLGSFIPTLDMALMVIAGFVVKYFHGLGESIWLFAIVLHVIFCALFFYYRFKNFKIHHMIPSWFVPPIGIVVACVSGKAMGHAILGQWLFYFGFISYGVLLPIMMYRVMFVDQIDDNRLPTFAIMAAPPSLCLAGYLTIFPNPSTWIINILLALSLFMTSWVYISFIRICRIPFNPSYASFTFPLAIGATAILKYSNFVAPISPEDALLWKYLGTGLATVAALVITTILVKMTKYVYAYIIKN; this is encoded by the coding sequence ATGAATAGGGTAATTGGAAAATTTAAAGATATGCCCGTTGCGCTTACAGGATTAGCACTTGGAATTGGGGGTGTCAGCGGTGCTTTGGGAATGTTTCTAGGAAATATCCCACTATATATCGGTGTCACAATCGCCACAATACTAATTTCTATTATTATTATTAAAAACTTTTTTCACTTTAAGCAATTTTTAGAAGAGTTAAAACATCCAACTTTAGGAAGTTTTATTCCCACTTTAGATATGGCTTTAATGGTAATAGCTGGTTTTGTAGTTAAATATTTCCATGGATTAGGTGAATCCATTTGGTTATTTGCAATAGTATTACATGTTATTTTCTGTGCTTTATTTTTCTACTATAGATTTAAAAATTTTAAAATTCACCATATGATTCCTAGTTGGTTTGTTCCACCTATTGGAATTGTAGTTGCCTGTGTTTCAGGAAAGGCAATGGGACATGCTATTTTAGGTCAATGGTTATTTTACTTTGGATTTATTTCCTATGGTGTTTTACTACCTATTATGATGTATAGAGTTATGTTTGTAGATCAAATTGATGATAATAGATTACCTACCTTTGCTATAATGGCTGCTCCACCTAGTCTTTGTCTAGCTGGATACTTAACTATATTTCCTAATCCTTCAACATGGATTATAAATATTTTATTAGCTTTATCACTATTTATGACTTCTTGGGTTTATATCTCTTTTATAAGAATATGTAGAATTCCTTTTAATCCAAGTTATGCTTCATTTACATTCCCATTAGCAATTGGGGCTACTGCTATCTTAAAATATTCTAACTTTGTTGCTCCTATCTCTCCAGAAGATGCTCTTCTTTGGAAATATTTAGGAACTGGACTTGCAACAGTTGCAGCCCTTGTAATAACAACAATTTTAGTTAAAATGACAAAATATGTTTATGCTTATATAATAAAAAACTAG
- a CDS encoding polysaccharide deacetylase family protein, producing the protein MIYVLLLIICLVIFYNKKGLPIFLYHQVNHLSNVNGDLFEEHLKILKNKKMKTITLSEYGEGKTPKNSILLTLDDGYYDNYKNVFPLLKKYNMKATIFLNTLYIGNERENTEIEISGMGNYKAMKNYVECGNGITDQYMTWNEIKEMSESGLVDFQCHSHKHVAIFKDIKLEGFFKGDEKDSTDMYLYGEVKEGYPKFPKRGEYSGPGIIIKREFFDIFREYYIKTLKELDEKEAINLGNKFIEENKDEYFIFETESDFENRIKKELLLNKNLIEKNLNKKVQYFCWPWGHRSKKAIEIMEKMGIKGFITTKKGTNSYNPNWKMIRRIELRKYTVEKFKINLFLGRNLILGKIYGWVS; encoded by the coding sequence ATGATTTATGTACTATTATTAATAATATGTTTAGTAATATTTTACAATAAAAAGGGATTACCAATTTTTTTATATCACCAGGTGAACCATTTGTCCAATGTAAATGGGGACTTATTTGAGGAACATTTGAAAATATTAAAAAATAAGAAAATGAAGACAATAACATTAAGTGAGTATGGAGAGGGAAAAACTCCTAAAAATTCCATTTTATTAACCTTAGATGATGGATATTATGATAATTATAAAAATGTATTTCCCCTATTAAAGAAATATAATATGAAGGCCACTATATTTTTAAATACTTTATATATAGGAAATGAAAGAGAAAATACAGAGATAGAAATAAGTGGAATGGGTAATTATAAGGCTATGAAAAATTATGTGGAATGTGGTAATGGAATAACAGATCAGTACATGACTTGGAATGAGATTAAAGAGATGAGTGAAAGTGGATTAGTGGACTTTCAATGTCATTCTCATAAACATGTGGCAATATTTAAAGATATAAAATTAGAAGGATTTTTTAAAGGAGATGAAAAGGATTCTACAGATATGTATCTTTATGGAGAAGTAAAAGAAGGGTATCCAAAATTTCCTAAAAGAGGAGAATATTCAGGCCCTGGAATTATAATAAAAAGAGAATTTTTTGATATTTTTAGAGAATATTATATAAAAACTTTAAAAGAGTTAGATGAAAAAGAGGCTATAAACTTAGGGAATAAATTTATAGAAGAAAATAAAGATGAGTATTTTATATTTGAAACAGAAAGTGATTTTGAAAATAGAATTAAAAAGGAACTTCTATTAAATAAAAATTTAATAGAGAAAAATTTAAATAAAAAAGTTCAATATTTTTGTTGGCCATGGGGACATAGATCGAAAAAGGCAATTGAAATAATGGAAAAAATGGGCATAAAAGGATTTATAACTACGAAAAAAGGGACAAATTCTTATAACCCCAATTGGAAAATGATTAGGAGAATTGAACTTAGAAAATACACTGTGGAAAAATTTAAAATAAATTTATTTTTAGGAAGAAACTTAATCTTAGGAAAAATATATGGATGGGTATCTTAA
- a CDS encoding glycosyltransferase family 2 protein — protein sequence MKLSVAMITFNEEKNLERTLNSVKKIADEIVIVDSGSTDKTEEIARKYNCKFIKNKWLGYGPQRNLAIENSTNPWILNIDADEELSLGLQKRIEEIKESENEKEVFKINFTSVCFNKKLKHGGWSGTYRIRLFKKDAGRFNDNMVHEEFITKKEVYPIKEDIYHHSYLTLEDYLQKFNRYTTEGAIDYYKKGKKSSIFQIVFNPIFKFLRMYIFRLGFLDGIEGLMIAVDSALYSMTKYFKLREIYRNGAYYNENNNIKNR from the coding sequence ATGAAGTTATCTGTGGCAATGATAACCTTTAATGAAGAAAAAAACTTAGAAAGAACTTTAAATTCTGTTAAAAAAATAGCTGATGAAATAGTTATTGTAGACAGTGGTTCAACAGATAAAACAGAGGAAATTGCAAGAAAATATAATTGTAAATTTATAAAAAATAAATGGTTAGGGTATGGGCCCCAAAGAAATTTAGCCATTGAAAATAGTACTAATCCATGGATTTTAAATATTGATGCAGATGAGGAGTTATCCCTTGGATTGCAAAAAAGAATAGAGGAAATTAAGGAAAGTGAAAATGAAAAAGAAGTTTTTAAAATTAATTTTACCTCTGTTTGTTTCAATAAAAAATTAAAACATGGAGGATGGAGCGGAACTTATAGAATAAGACTTTTTAAAAAAGATGCTGGAAGATTTAATGATAATATGGTTCATGAAGAGTTTATTACTAAAAAAGAGGTCTATCCTATAAAAGAGGATATTTATCACCATAGCTATTTAACATTAGAAGACTATTTACAAAAATTTAATAGGTATACCACAGAGGGTGCTATTGATTATTATAAAAAAGGAAAGAAATCCTCTATTTTTCAAATAGTTTTTAATCCTATATTTAAATTTTTAAGGATGTATATTTTTAGACTTGGATTTTTAGATGGAATAGAGGGGCTTATGATAGCTGTGGATAGTGCCTTATATTCAATGACTAAGTATTTTAAGTTAAGAGAAATTTACAGGAATGGAGCTTATTATAATGAAAATAATAATATCAAGAACAGATAA
- a CDS encoding glycosyltransferase family 9 protein, producing MKIIISRTDKIGDLILSIPSFYMVRKMFPKSEITVLVRKYNYEIVKNLPYIDRVVKIDDYRQKELLEKIKYFNADIFIGLYVDKFVAKLAKASGAIVRIGPLSKLYSFFAFNRGVFQRRSKSIKHEAEYNLDLIKKIDPEKFNENFEINTEIILEPKHRLAADTFFKENNIKENTLVINPFMGGSAKNITDEEYGSLIRKFKDEHEDFDVIITAHISDEKRGIDLLKTIGRPGVYLYANGGELLNIGAIIEKGTLYFGGSTGPTHIAGSLQKPIVAIYPNKPTQSPKRWGIFGNENVDYIIPDINNKKENYSRENFDTYGEKEEREILDKLSEKISQLEVK from the coding sequence ATGAAAATAATAATATCAAGAACAGATAAAATTGGAGATTTAATACTTTCTATTCCAAGTTTTTATATGGTGAGGAAAATGTTTCCAAAGTCTGAAATTACTGTTCTTGTGAGGAAATATAACTATGAAATTGTAAAAAATTTACCCTATATAGATAGGGTAGTTAAAATTGATGACTATAGACAAAAAGAACTTTTAGAAAAAATAAAGTATTTTAATGCAGATATATTCATAGGATTATATGTGGATAAATTTGTAGCTAAATTAGCAAAGGCAAGTGGAGCCATAGTGAGAATAGGTCCTCTTTCTAAGTTGTATTCATTCTTTGCTTTTAATAGAGGAGTTTTTCAAAGAAGATCTAAATCTATAAAGCATGAAGCTGAATATAATTTAGATTTAATAAAAAAAATTGATCCAGAAAAGTTTAATGAAAATTTTGAGATAAATACAGAAATTATTTTAGAGCCAAAACATAGACTTGCAGCAGATACTTTCTTTAAGGAAAATAATATTAAAGAAAATACATTAGTTATAAATCCTTTTATGGGCGGATCAGCAAAGAACATCACAGATGAGGAATATGGATCTTTAATAAGAAAATTTAAAGATGAACATGAAGACTTTGATGTTATAATAACAGCTCATATAAGTGATGAAAAAAGAGGGATAGATCTATTAAAAACAATTGGAAGACCTGGAGTTTATTTATATGCCAATGGAGGAGAACTTTTAAATATAGGGGCAATAATAGAAAAGGGAACTTTATATTTTGGTGGTTCTACAGGACCTACTCATATAGCAGGGTCTTTACAAAAACCAATAGTTGCCATCTATCCTAATAAACCTACTCAAAGCCCTAAAAGATGGGGAATATTTGGAAATGAAAATGTAGATTACATTATACCAGATATAAATAATAAAAAGGAAAACTACTCTAGGGAAAATTTTGATACCTATGGAGAAAAAGAGGAAAGAGAAATTTTAGATAAATTATCTGAAAAAATTTCTCAATTAGAGGTGAAGTAA
- a CDS encoding glycosyltransferase family 9 protein gives MRILIIHTAFIGDIVLSTPMIKALKEKYPQSEITYVTTPAGASILRNNPYLSEIIAYDKRGAHRGIKGVYELGKRLRYKNFNMVITPHRYLRSAVLSWLTRAPIRKGYDKSAGSFLYTEKVPYVEHKHEVEKLLGFVDENISKRYEIELYPSKENEDKVKTLLNGREKNKKIVMVAPGSKWFTKKWPLEYFNVVLENLNRKEDILTVVVGGKEELTLNIVKGDNILDLRGKTTLLDMAQLASKSELILTNDSSPIHIGSAFKDTHIVAIFGPTVREFGFFPWSKNSEVLEVKNLKCRPCSIHGGDKCPKGHFRCMLDITPDKVLERVEDYLKREK, from the coding sequence ATGAGAATACTTATAATTCATACGGCTTTTATAGGAGATATAGTTTTATCTACTCCTATGATAAAAGCTCTAAAGGAAAAATATCCTCAAAGTGAAATAACCTATGTAACAACTCCAGCAGGAGCTAGTATATTAAGAAATAATCCCTATTTATCTGAGATAATTGCTTATGATAAAAGGGGAGCTCACAGGGGAATAAAAGGTGTCTATGAACTAGGGAAAAGACTACGTTATAAAAATTTCAATATGGTAATTACTCCCCATAGATATTTAAGAAGTGCAGTGCTGTCATGGCTTACAAGGGCACCTATTAGAAAGGGTTATGATAAAAGTGCTGGTTCATTTTTATATACTGAAAAAGTTCCATATGTGGAACATAAACATGAAGTTGAAAAATTATTGGGATTTGTTGATGAAAATATAAGTAAAAGATATGAAATAGAACTTTATCCTTCTAAGGAAAATGAGGATAAGGTTAAGACTCTTTTAAATGGAAGAGAAAAAAATAAAAAGATAGTTATGGTAGCTCCTGGAAGTAAATGGTTTACTAAAAAATGGCCTCTGGAATATTTCAATGTAGTTTTAGAAAACTTAAATAGGAAAGAGGATATTTTAACTGTAGTTGTAGGCGGAAAAGAAGAGCTTACTTTAAATATAGTAAAGGGAGATAATATTTTAGATTTAAGAGGAAAAACAACTCTTTTGGATATGGCCCAGTTGGCAAGTAAAAGTGAGTTAATATTGACTAATGATTCTTCACCAATACATATTGGTTCAGCCTTTAAAGATACTCATATAGTGGCTATATTTGGCCCTACGGTTAGGGAATTTGGATTTTTTCCTTGGTCAAAAAATAGTGAAGTATTGGAAGTTAAAAATTTAAAGTGTAGACCTTGTAGTATACATGGTGGAGATAAATGTCCTAAAGGACATTTTAGATGTATGTTAGATATTACCCCTGATAAAGTCCTAGAAAGAGTGGAAGATTACTTAAAAAGGGAAAAATAA
- a CDS encoding lipopolysaccharide core heptose(II) kinase RfaY, with product MEKYYYRNLEGRILEEAIKNKEYKILNVLKEDRRSKVYLIEVSGKKYVYKIPVEKNTRKWQRVLSIFRGGESKREFKSLDRVLKNGFNGPEPLLYWEKRKWLMVTDSYIISRFIKGCPGEKKDVKIIGKVLEDIHGKGFLHGDSQLPNFMIDGKKIYLIDAKLMRNVYGGFGRAYEFIYLEESYHDILDIYDKESFYYKIAKMLNTYLHKYGDFRKKIKSIFRGKDK from the coding sequence ATGGAAAAATATTATTATAGAAATTTAGAAGGCAGAATACTAGAAGAAGCTATAAAAAATAAAGAGTATAAAATTCTAAATGTTTTAAAAGAGGATAGACGAAGTAAAGTTTATTTAATAGAAGTAAGTGGGAAAAAATATGTGTATAAAATTCCAGTGGAAAAAAATACTAGAAAATGGCAAAGAGTACTTTCTATATTTAGAGGTGGAGAGAGTAAAAGAGAATTTAAAAGTTTAGATAGGGTTTTAAAAAATGGATTCAATGGTCCAGAACCTCTTTTATACTGGGAAAAAAGAAAATGGTTAATGGTAACTGACTCCTACATTATTTCTAGATTTATAAAGGGATGTCCTGGAGAAAAAAAAGATGTAAAAATAATTGGAAAAGTATTAGAAGATATACATGGAAAAGGTTTTTTACATGGAGATTCACAACTTCCTAATTTTATGATAGATGGGAAAAAAATATACTTAATAGATGCAAAATTAATGAGAAATGTATATGGAGGCTTTGGAAGAGCTTATGAATTCATATATCTAGAAGAAAGTTATCATGATATTTTAGATATATATGATAAAGAAAGTTTTTATTATAAAATTGCTAAAATGTTAAATACTTATTTACATAAATATGGAGATTTTCGAAAAAAAATAAAAAGTATATTTAGAGGAAAGGATAAGTAA
- a CDS encoding glycosyltransferase family 9 protein, whose protein sequence is MKVLIIRLSSIGDIILTTPVLKEFKRKYPDATVDFLVLDKFKDAIEGCPYIDNLILFNKEKNDGLGNLLNLGKKLRENNYDYVFDLHGKVRSILISKAIGVKTYRYKKRSLKKTLLVKLRMTTYEVDDTIIKNYFKTFKDFGLEYKGEDLTFSFTEKDLLKVREYKGYPVLAPGASKETKKWTPEGFGNLAALIYKKYKKVPLLIGGKNDFELCEEIRKISGGVSLNLAGKLTLKESGALLSQSMFLVTNDSGPFHIGRGVKCRTFVIFGPTSPGMFEYDEENTLIYGKEPCSPCSLHGDKECPKGHFNCMRHITGEMVMNIIEAGRK, encoded by the coding sequence TTGAAGGTACTAATAATTAGGCTTAGTTCAATAGGGGATATTATTTTAACAACTCCAGTTTTAAAAGAGTTTAAAAGAAAATATCCAGATGCAACTGTAGATTTTCTAGTTTTAGATAAGTTTAAAGATGCCATTGAAGGATGTCCATATATAGACAATTTAATATTGTTTAATAAGGAGAAAAATGATGGCTTGGGAAATCTTTTAAATTTAGGAAAAAAATTAAGAGAAAATAATTATGATTATGTATTTGACCTTCATGGAAAAGTTAGATCAATTTTAATAAGTAAAGCTATAGGGGTAAAAACTTATAGGTATAAAAAAAGAAGTTTGAAAAAAACATTACTTGTTAAACTTAGAATGACTACCTATGAAGTTGATGATACTATTATTAAAAATTATTTTAAAACCTTTAAAGATTTTGGGTTGGAATATAAAGGGGAAGATTTAACTTTTTCCTTTACAGAAAAAGATCTTTTAAAGGTGAGAGAGTATAAGGGATATCCAGTATTAGCTCCAGGAGCTTCTAAGGAAACGAAAAAATGGACTCCAGAAGGATTTGGGAATTTAGCTGCATTGATATATAAAAAGTATAAGAAAGTTCCCCTATTAATTGGAGGGAAAAATGACTTTGAACTATGTGAAGAGATAAGAAAAATAAGCGGTGGTGTATCTCTTAATTTAGCTGGAAAGCTTACTTTAAAAGAAAGTGGAGCACTTTTATCTCAATCGATGTTTTTAGTTACCAATGATTCAGGTCCATTTCATATAGGAAGAGGAGTTAAGTGTAGAACATTTGTTATATTTGGTCCTACAAGTCCTGGGATGTTTGAATATGATGAAGAAAACACCTTAATCTATGGGAAAGAACCTTGTTCTCCATGTAGTTTACATGGAGATAAAGAGTGTCCTAAGGGGCATTTTAACTGCATGAGACATATAACTGGAGAAATGGTTATGAATATCATAGAAGCAGGGAGAAAATAA